The genomic DNA AGATTCGAAGCGCGGCGCTTTCGGCCCAACCTGATCGTAGCTCCCGCAGCGGCGGACCAGGGCTTCATTGAAAACGAGTGGGTCGGGCGCACGCTAGCTATAGGAAGCCAGGTGCGCCTCAAGGTCACCTGCGCCACCGGCCGCTGTGTGATGACGACGCTGGCGCAGGGGGACCTGCCCAGGGATGTGGGAATTCTCAAGACGGCGGTCAAGGGGAACGGCGCAAACGTTGGGATTTATGCGTCGGTCGAGCGCGGCGGAGTGATCCGCGCGGGCGACGCGGTGACAGTCGAAGGGATCGGATAGGAGCCCTGGGGCCGAGGGGGCGCAGGAAAAGTTGGGTTGCCCGACAGGCATGCCTGATGTTAGTTCACTGCGCATGGCGGCCGGGATCACAAAACCTCTCGGGCGGGTTCTCACTTCGCTGGGAGCGCAGCTCAAGGTGCTGCGCACTCAACGCGGATGGACGCTGGAGAGGCTCAGCAAAGAGAGCAAACTATCGGAGCCGTATCTGTCGCGCCTGGAAAGCGGAGTCCGCCAACCTTCGCTCGCAGCATTGATCACCCTCGCACACGTTTACGAAATCCCGCTGCGCACCCTGTTGGAAGGTGACGGTCAGGCAATGCCCCCGTGCAGGATCATCCGGTCGGAAAGCTCAGGGGCGAGGATTAGCAACGGACTAGCCTATCGCACGGTTTCCGGCGGCGGAGCCCTGACCGGCCTGCAGGCTATGGAGATGCGGATTCCCGCCAATCGCCACAACCAAAAGTTTTACCGTCACGAGGGCGAAGAGTGGCTGTATGTTATCTCGGGCGGACTGAA from Candidatus Binataceae bacterium includes the following:
- a CDS encoding XRE family transcriptional regulator; amino-acid sequence: MPDVSSLRMAAGITKPLGRVLTSLGAQLKVLRTQRGWTLERLSKESKLSEPYLSRLESGVRQPSLAALITLAHVYEIPLRTLLEGDGQAMPPCRIIRSESSGARISNGLAYRTVSGGGALTGLQAMEMRIPANRHNQKFYRHEGEEWLYVISGGLNLIFEHEQHSLQPGDAAHFDARTPHRLAAAGKRDAVVLLVAAAGTQASQP